One region of Trachemys scripta elegans isolate TJP31775 chromosome 8, CAS_Tse_1.0, whole genome shotgun sequence genomic DNA includes:
- the ZNF644 gene encoding zinc finger protein 644 isoform X1 — MGILSINVLNRQTSNMDDSKINTEITGAKEGLLDDSNFISEGKSGIPKPQESETSFQKNNILTLPEELSRDRSEKALSGGQKSLFIHTGAPTVSTENFILPKGTAVNGPVSHSTLTKTSIMNKGSVSLTTGQPVGHTDSCSTLPAVHDLQLPAKSTIQKSSQHQVLFLLPDVAQAKNLTHSIKNLPTSASVGCDTQKSIGNSVKSDSTLISQVEVCEDSKSLLVDDDCVNTLTGISSGTGGFRSGNDTNWDPQKEFIQFLMTNEETIEKSPVHCKVGLEKKRKRKMDVSKITRYTEDCFNDTDYIPSKSKLLNVDYLEQSEDLEVVEPQKYALTKVKPESTDEELEAVDAIQQLIYSPTNKCAEDTSPVHTSTFLSSTLKNKCEQNDSESPSTFSTDEPSFYPCTKCNVNFREKKHLHRHMMYHLDGNSHFRHLNVPRPYACRECGRTFRDRNSLLKHMIIHQERRQKLMEEIRELKELQDEGRSARLQCPQCVFGTNCPKTFVQHAKTHEKDKRYYCCEECNFMAVTENELECHRGIAHGAVVKCSIISSDMSQRKTQKKTSVKDPYIGSSKKSTTYMCKMCPFTTSARSILKKHMEYLHPTSCIDPFGSHLRLEKRKSSIIEEPLDFGSRTKQLIKQSSTFPKNSVLKQDVKRSFGSASQSSNFAKLHKRPRRIQKARKSVSQSAVSVCNQNSTNKTILIKNSIDQKPKYFHQAAKQKASVKTSSNYLYRHKYENYRMIKKSSDPYPLHFKKEESSSVSSLHLFSSSNSPHNNCFMMDSHNLDSKSPEGYKDRRRVAVKRVVKESKREGSVTGDDLDCYPDFLHKMTVVVLQKLNSAEKKDSYETEDESSWDNVELCDYTAQSMEDESYSDINQDHVNLFPLFKGKMEDQEAGDKSSLHYEQNDGFYFEYYEDAESSNFLHELHDPQNLENVGTALPKHNSVFHWTDLSLEKKSCPYCPATFETGVGLSNHVRGHLHRAGLSYEARHVVSPEQIATSDKMQHFKRTGTGTPVKRVRKAIEKSETSSEHTCQLCGGWFDTKIGLSNHVRGHLKRLGKTKWDAHKSPICVLNEMMQNEEKYEKILKALNSRRIIPRPFVAQKLASNDDFLSQNVIPLEAYRNGLKTEDISVSASEEEGLSFLNECDETKTVLHDEKKNQSLTLIELLKNKRLGEERNPDISPQKIHNQTARKRFVQKCVLPLNEDSPLMYQPQRMDLTMQSGMPVKLRTCVHCNTTFTSAVSLSNHLRAYARKKSAGLLTGTALDCKQKKSRSRSGSKKKMLPLPHSADEVYILRCRFCGLVFRGPLSVQEDWIKHLQRHIVNANLPRTGAGMVEVTSLLKKPASITETSFSLLMAEAAS, encoded by the exons tataaATGTGCTTAATAGACAGACCAGCAATATGGATGATTCAAAGATAAATACTGAGATTACTGGTGCTAAAGAAGGACTCCTAGATGACAGCAATTTCATCTCCGAGGGAAAAAGTGGCATTCCTAAACCACAAGAGAGTGAAacatcatttcagaaaaacaatATATTGACTCTGCCGGAAGAGCTGTCAAGGGACAGATCCGAAAAAGCCTTAAGTGGAGGCCAGAAGTCTCTATTTATACATACTGGTGCTCCTACTGTTTCTACCGAAAACTTTATCTTGCCTAAAGGAACTGCTGTTAATGGACCAGTTTCACACTCCACCTTAACTAAAACTTCCATTATGAATAAAGGTAGTGTTTCATTAACCACTGGACAACCTGTGGGTCATACAGATTCCTGCTCAACTTTGCCAGCGGTACATGATCTCCAGCTGCCTGCAAAGAGTACAATACAGAAATCAAGTCAACACCAAGTGTTATTTTTGTTACCTGATGTAGCACAGGCTAAGAACCTGACTCATTCCATTAAAAATCTACCTACCTCTGCTTCAGTTGGTTGTGATACACAGAAATCAATAGGAAATAGTGTGAAATCAGATAGCACTTTAATAAGCCAAGTAGAAGTGTGTGAGGATAGCAAAAGTTTACTAGTAGACGATGATTGTGTCAATACATTAACAGGAATTTCCTCAGGTACAGGTGGTTTCAGATCAGGAAATGATACAAACTGGGATCCACAAAAAGAGTTTATACAGTTTCTTATGACAAATGAAGAAACAATAGAGAAGTCTCCAGTTCACTGTAAAGTAGGtctagagaaaaagagaaaaagaaaaatggatgTTAGCAAGATAACACGTTATACAGAGGACTGTTTTAATGATACAGATTATATTCCCAGTAAATCAAAATTACTAAATGTTGACTATTTAGAGCAGAGTGAGGATCTAGAAGTAGTAGAACCACAGAAATATGCATTAACAAAAGTGAAGCCTGAATCAACAGATGAGGAGTTAGAAGCTGTTGATGCTATCCAACAATTGATTTATAGTCCTACTAACAAATGTGCAGAAGATACTTCTCCAGTTCACACTAGCACTTTTCTTTCtagtactttaaaaaacaaatgtgaacAGAATGATTCAGAATCACCATCTACTTTTAGTACTGATGAGCCATCATTTTATCCTTGTACAAAGTGCAATGTGAATTTTAGGGAGAAGAAACACCTGCATAGGCATATGATGTATCATTTGGATGGGAACAGTCACTTCCGTCATCTCAATGTTCCAAGGCCCTATGCATGTAGGGAATGTGGACGGACATTTCGAGATCGTAATTCACTTCTTAAGCACATGATAATTCACCAGGAAAGAAGGCAGAAACTGATGGAAGAAATCCGGGAGTTGAAAGAACTTCAGGATGAGGGTAGAAGTGCACGATTACAGTGTCCACAATGTGTATTTGGTACCAATTGTCCCAAAACGTTTGTGCAACATGCTAAAACCCATGAAAaggataaaagatattactgttGTGAAGAATGCAATTTCATGGCTGTGACAGAAAATGAACTGGAATGCCATAGAGGGATTGCTCATGGAGCAGTAGTGAAGTGTTCAATTATCAGTAGTGATATGTCCCagagaaaaacacagaaaaagacTTCAGTGAAAGATCCATATATAGGCTCATCAAAAAAGTCAACCACATATATGTGCAAAATGTGTCCATTTACTACATCAGccagaagcattttaaaaaaacacatggaATACTTGCATCCAACATCGTGCATTGATCCATTTGGTAGCCATCTTAGAttagaaaaaaggaaaagtagCATAATTGAAGAACCTTTAGATTTTGGTAGCAGAACTAAACAATTGATCAAACAATCATCTACATTTCCAAAGAATTCTGTTCTAAAGCAAGATGTAAAAAGATCGTTTGGCTCAGCTTCACAATCCAGTAACTTTGCGAAACTTCACAAGAGACCCCGCAGGATACAGAAGGCTCGGAAAAGTGTTTCACAGTCAGCTGTAAGTGTGTGCAATCAAAACTCTACAAACAAgactattttgattaaaaatagcaTTGACCAAAAACCTAAATATTTCCAtcaagcagcaaaacaaaaagctAGTGTCAAAACAAGCAGTAATTATTTATATAGGCACAAATATGAAAACTACAGGATGATTAAAAAATCTAGTGATCCTTatcctttacattttaaaaaggaagaatcCAGCTCTGTTagttctttacatttattttcatcatcaAATAGTCCCCATAATAATTGTTTTATGATGGATTCTCATAATCTTGATTCCAAAAGCCCAGAAGGCTATAAAGACCGTAGGCGTGTAGCTGTAAAAAGAGTGGTTAAAGAGTCTAAGAGGGAAGGCTCTGTTACAGGAGATGATTTGGATTGCTATCCAGATTTTCTACATAAAATGACTGTTGTTGTTTTACAGAAACTTAACTCTGCTGAAAAAAAAGACAGCTATGAAACGGAGGATGAAAGTTCATGGGATAATGTTGAACTATGTGATTACACTGCACAGTCTATGGAGGATGAATCTTACAGTGATATTAATCAGGATCATGTAAACCTATTCCCTTTATTCAAAGGTAAAATGGAGGATCAAGAAGCTGGTGATAAATCCTCTCTTCATTATGAGCAGAATGATGGTTTTTATTTTGAGTATTATGAAGATGCAGAGAGTAGTAACTTTCTGCATGAATTACATGATCCTCAAAATTTAGAAAACGTAGGAACAGCATTGCCAAAGCATAACTCAGTTTTCCATTGGACTGATTTATCACTTGAGAAGAAGTCCTGTCCATACTGTCCAGCAACATTTGAAACAGGAGTTGGATTGTCTAATCATGTCCGTGGGCATCTTCACAGAGCTGGATTAAGCTATGAAGCCCGCCATGTTGTTTCACCGGAGCAGATAGCGACAAGTGACAAAATGCAGCATTTCAAAAGAACTGGAACAGGAACCCCTGTTAAACGAGTTAGAAAAG ctaTTGAGAAATCTGAAACTTCTTCTGAACACACATGCCAGCTCTGTGGAGGTTGGTTTGATACGAAAATTGGATTGTCTAATCATGTGCGAGGACACCTGAAAAGGCTTGGCAAAACCAAGTGGGATGCACACAAGTCTCCAATCTGCGTTCTAAATGAGATGatgcaaaatgaagaaaaatatgaaaaaatcctAAAGGCATTGAACAGTCGCCGTATTATTCCCAGACCATTTGTCGCTCAGAAACTTGCTTCAAATGATGACTTTTTATCTCAAAATGTTATACCTCTTGAAGCATACCGTAATGGCCTAAAGACTGAAGATATTTCAGTGTCTGCATCCGAGGAAGAAGGTCTGAGTTTCCTAAATGAATGTGATGAAACAAAAACAGTACTacatgatgaaaaaaaaaatcagtcacttACACTGATAgaacttctgaaaaataaaaggttAGGAGAAGAAAGGAATCCTGATATCTCTCCTCAAAAGATCCATAATCAAACTGCAAGGAAGAGGTTTGTTCAGAAATGTGTTCTTCCATTAAATGAAGACAGTCCATTGATGTATCAGCCGCAAAGAATGGACTTGACTATGCAGTCAG GTATGCCTGTGAAGCTTAGAACGTGTGTGCATTGCAATACGACGTTTACAAGTGCTGTTAGTCTGTCCAACCACTTACGCGCTTATGCACGAAAGAAGAGTGCTGGACTTTTGACTGGGACAG
- the ZNF644 gene encoding zinc finger protein 644 isoform X2 → MDDSKINTEITGAKEGLLDDSNFISEGKSGIPKPQESETSFQKNNILTLPEELSRDRSEKALSGGQKSLFIHTGAPTVSTENFILPKGTAVNGPVSHSTLTKTSIMNKGSVSLTTGQPVGHTDSCSTLPAVHDLQLPAKSTIQKSSQHQVLFLLPDVAQAKNLTHSIKNLPTSASVGCDTQKSIGNSVKSDSTLISQVEVCEDSKSLLVDDDCVNTLTGISSGTGGFRSGNDTNWDPQKEFIQFLMTNEETIEKSPVHCKVGLEKKRKRKMDVSKITRYTEDCFNDTDYIPSKSKLLNVDYLEQSEDLEVVEPQKYALTKVKPESTDEELEAVDAIQQLIYSPTNKCAEDTSPVHTSTFLSSTLKNKCEQNDSESPSTFSTDEPSFYPCTKCNVNFREKKHLHRHMMYHLDGNSHFRHLNVPRPYACRECGRTFRDRNSLLKHMIIHQERRQKLMEEIRELKELQDEGRSARLQCPQCVFGTNCPKTFVQHAKTHEKDKRYYCCEECNFMAVTENELECHRGIAHGAVVKCSIISSDMSQRKTQKKTSVKDPYIGSSKKSTTYMCKMCPFTTSARSILKKHMEYLHPTSCIDPFGSHLRLEKRKSSIIEEPLDFGSRTKQLIKQSSTFPKNSVLKQDVKRSFGSASQSSNFAKLHKRPRRIQKARKSVSQSAVSVCNQNSTNKTILIKNSIDQKPKYFHQAAKQKASVKTSSNYLYRHKYENYRMIKKSSDPYPLHFKKEESSSVSSLHLFSSSNSPHNNCFMMDSHNLDSKSPEGYKDRRRVAVKRVVKESKREGSVTGDDLDCYPDFLHKMTVVVLQKLNSAEKKDSYETEDESSWDNVELCDYTAQSMEDESYSDINQDHVNLFPLFKGKMEDQEAGDKSSLHYEQNDGFYFEYYEDAESSNFLHELHDPQNLENVGTALPKHNSVFHWTDLSLEKKSCPYCPATFETGVGLSNHVRGHLHRAGLSYEARHVVSPEQIATSDKMQHFKRTGTGTPVKRVRKAIEKSETSSEHTCQLCGGWFDTKIGLSNHVRGHLKRLGKTKWDAHKSPICVLNEMMQNEEKYEKILKALNSRRIIPRPFVAQKLASNDDFLSQNVIPLEAYRNGLKTEDISVSASEEEGLSFLNECDETKTVLHDEKKNQSLTLIELLKNKRLGEERNPDISPQKIHNQTARKRFVQKCVLPLNEDSPLMYQPQRMDLTMQSGMPVKLRTCVHCNTTFTSAVSLSNHLRAYARKKSAGLLTGTALDCKQKKSRSRSGSKKKMLPLPHSADEVYILRCRFCGLVFRGPLSVQEDWIKHLQRHIVNANLPRTGAGMVEVTSLLKKPASITETSFSLLMAEAAS, encoded by the exons ATGGATGATTCAAAGATAAATACTGAGATTACTGGTGCTAAAGAAGGACTCCTAGATGACAGCAATTTCATCTCCGAGGGAAAAAGTGGCATTCCTAAACCACAAGAGAGTGAAacatcatttcagaaaaacaatATATTGACTCTGCCGGAAGAGCTGTCAAGGGACAGATCCGAAAAAGCCTTAAGTGGAGGCCAGAAGTCTCTATTTATACATACTGGTGCTCCTACTGTTTCTACCGAAAACTTTATCTTGCCTAAAGGAACTGCTGTTAATGGACCAGTTTCACACTCCACCTTAACTAAAACTTCCATTATGAATAAAGGTAGTGTTTCATTAACCACTGGACAACCTGTGGGTCATACAGATTCCTGCTCAACTTTGCCAGCGGTACATGATCTCCAGCTGCCTGCAAAGAGTACAATACAGAAATCAAGTCAACACCAAGTGTTATTTTTGTTACCTGATGTAGCACAGGCTAAGAACCTGACTCATTCCATTAAAAATCTACCTACCTCTGCTTCAGTTGGTTGTGATACACAGAAATCAATAGGAAATAGTGTGAAATCAGATAGCACTTTAATAAGCCAAGTAGAAGTGTGTGAGGATAGCAAAAGTTTACTAGTAGACGATGATTGTGTCAATACATTAACAGGAATTTCCTCAGGTACAGGTGGTTTCAGATCAGGAAATGATACAAACTGGGATCCACAAAAAGAGTTTATACAGTTTCTTATGACAAATGAAGAAACAATAGAGAAGTCTCCAGTTCACTGTAAAGTAGGtctagagaaaaagagaaaaagaaaaatggatgTTAGCAAGATAACACGTTATACAGAGGACTGTTTTAATGATACAGATTATATTCCCAGTAAATCAAAATTACTAAATGTTGACTATTTAGAGCAGAGTGAGGATCTAGAAGTAGTAGAACCACAGAAATATGCATTAACAAAAGTGAAGCCTGAATCAACAGATGAGGAGTTAGAAGCTGTTGATGCTATCCAACAATTGATTTATAGTCCTACTAACAAATGTGCAGAAGATACTTCTCCAGTTCACACTAGCACTTTTCTTTCtagtactttaaaaaacaaatgtgaacAGAATGATTCAGAATCACCATCTACTTTTAGTACTGATGAGCCATCATTTTATCCTTGTACAAAGTGCAATGTGAATTTTAGGGAGAAGAAACACCTGCATAGGCATATGATGTATCATTTGGATGGGAACAGTCACTTCCGTCATCTCAATGTTCCAAGGCCCTATGCATGTAGGGAATGTGGACGGACATTTCGAGATCGTAATTCACTTCTTAAGCACATGATAATTCACCAGGAAAGAAGGCAGAAACTGATGGAAGAAATCCGGGAGTTGAAAGAACTTCAGGATGAGGGTAGAAGTGCACGATTACAGTGTCCACAATGTGTATTTGGTACCAATTGTCCCAAAACGTTTGTGCAACATGCTAAAACCCATGAAAaggataaaagatattactgttGTGAAGAATGCAATTTCATGGCTGTGACAGAAAATGAACTGGAATGCCATAGAGGGATTGCTCATGGAGCAGTAGTGAAGTGTTCAATTATCAGTAGTGATATGTCCCagagaaaaacacagaaaaagacTTCAGTGAAAGATCCATATATAGGCTCATCAAAAAAGTCAACCACATATATGTGCAAAATGTGTCCATTTACTACATCAGccagaagcattttaaaaaaacacatggaATACTTGCATCCAACATCGTGCATTGATCCATTTGGTAGCCATCTTAGAttagaaaaaaggaaaagtagCATAATTGAAGAACCTTTAGATTTTGGTAGCAGAACTAAACAATTGATCAAACAATCATCTACATTTCCAAAGAATTCTGTTCTAAAGCAAGATGTAAAAAGATCGTTTGGCTCAGCTTCACAATCCAGTAACTTTGCGAAACTTCACAAGAGACCCCGCAGGATACAGAAGGCTCGGAAAAGTGTTTCACAGTCAGCTGTAAGTGTGTGCAATCAAAACTCTACAAACAAgactattttgattaaaaatagcaTTGACCAAAAACCTAAATATTTCCAtcaagcagcaaaacaaaaagctAGTGTCAAAACAAGCAGTAATTATTTATATAGGCACAAATATGAAAACTACAGGATGATTAAAAAATCTAGTGATCCTTatcctttacattttaaaaaggaagaatcCAGCTCTGTTagttctttacatttattttcatcatcaAATAGTCCCCATAATAATTGTTTTATGATGGATTCTCATAATCTTGATTCCAAAAGCCCAGAAGGCTATAAAGACCGTAGGCGTGTAGCTGTAAAAAGAGTGGTTAAAGAGTCTAAGAGGGAAGGCTCTGTTACAGGAGATGATTTGGATTGCTATCCAGATTTTCTACATAAAATGACTGTTGTTGTTTTACAGAAACTTAACTCTGCTGAAAAAAAAGACAGCTATGAAACGGAGGATGAAAGTTCATGGGATAATGTTGAACTATGTGATTACACTGCACAGTCTATGGAGGATGAATCTTACAGTGATATTAATCAGGATCATGTAAACCTATTCCCTTTATTCAAAGGTAAAATGGAGGATCAAGAAGCTGGTGATAAATCCTCTCTTCATTATGAGCAGAATGATGGTTTTTATTTTGAGTATTATGAAGATGCAGAGAGTAGTAACTTTCTGCATGAATTACATGATCCTCAAAATTTAGAAAACGTAGGAACAGCATTGCCAAAGCATAACTCAGTTTTCCATTGGACTGATTTATCACTTGAGAAGAAGTCCTGTCCATACTGTCCAGCAACATTTGAAACAGGAGTTGGATTGTCTAATCATGTCCGTGGGCATCTTCACAGAGCTGGATTAAGCTATGAAGCCCGCCATGTTGTTTCACCGGAGCAGATAGCGACAAGTGACAAAATGCAGCATTTCAAAAGAACTGGAACAGGAACCCCTGTTAAACGAGTTAGAAAAG ctaTTGAGAAATCTGAAACTTCTTCTGAACACACATGCCAGCTCTGTGGAGGTTGGTTTGATACGAAAATTGGATTGTCTAATCATGTGCGAGGACACCTGAAAAGGCTTGGCAAAACCAAGTGGGATGCACACAAGTCTCCAATCTGCGTTCTAAATGAGATGatgcaaaatgaagaaaaatatgaaaaaatcctAAAGGCATTGAACAGTCGCCGTATTATTCCCAGACCATTTGTCGCTCAGAAACTTGCTTCAAATGATGACTTTTTATCTCAAAATGTTATACCTCTTGAAGCATACCGTAATGGCCTAAAGACTGAAGATATTTCAGTGTCTGCATCCGAGGAAGAAGGTCTGAGTTTCCTAAATGAATGTGATGAAACAAAAACAGTACTacatgatgaaaaaaaaaatcagtcacttACACTGATAgaacttctgaaaaataaaaggttAGGAGAAGAAAGGAATCCTGATATCTCTCCTCAAAAGATCCATAATCAAACTGCAAGGAAGAGGTTTGTTCAGAAATGTGTTCTTCCATTAAATGAAGACAGTCCATTGATGTATCAGCCGCAAAGAATGGACTTGACTATGCAGTCAG GTATGCCTGTGAAGCTTAGAACGTGTGTGCATTGCAATACGACGTTTACAAGTGCTGTTAGTCTGTCCAACCACTTACGCGCTTATGCACGAAAGAAGAGTGCTGGACTTTTGACTGGGACAG